The Desertibacillus haloalkaliphilus genome includes a window with the following:
- the cspD gene encoding cold-shock protein CspD: MNGIVKWFNSEKGFGFIEREDGDDVFVHFSAIEGEGFKTLEEGQKVEFEIVEGNRGPQAANVVRL; the protein is encoded by the coding sequence ATGAACGGGATTGTAAAATGGTTTAACAGCGAAAAAGGATTTGGATTTATCGAGCGTGAAGACGGAGATGACGTATTCGTACACTTCTCTGCAATTGAAGGCGAAGGTTTCAAAACGCTTGAAGAAGGACAAAAAGTTGAATTTGAAATTGTAGAAGGCAACCGTGGCCCTCAAGCTGCAAACGTTGTTCGTCTATAA
- a CDS encoding TraR/DksA C4-type zinc finger protein produces the protein MITNEQLSTFRSLLGAMQDSLTHRLKDHDHYDIEKAHIQESVGELSNYDNHPGDAGTELYEREKDSALLEHVEDELKAVTSALQRIDKGTYGRCVTCGKEIPVERLEALPTASHCKEHSPERVVSRNRPEEEDILRPAFGKFINDDADATFYDAEDSWQDVSFYGTSETPSDFTDQGKFSYETMYIDSDEPIGYVEDIESFLTANIDGHFSGVSANIVHEQYETMLDANDDMANDNMLEGLYSPEYKRYGD, from the coding sequence ATGATAACAAATGAACAGCTTTCTACATTCCGTTCACTGTTAGGAGCGATGCAAGATTCGCTCACACACCGCCTAAAGGATCATGATCATTACGATATTGAAAAAGCTCATATACAAGAAAGCGTTGGCGAATTATCAAATTATGATAATCACCCCGGAGACGCTGGTACCGAATTGTATGAACGTGAAAAAGATAGCGCTTTGCTTGAGCACGTTGAGGATGAATTAAAAGCAGTTACCTCAGCATTGCAGCGTATCGACAAAGGCACATATGGTCGATGTGTCACATGCGGAAAAGAAATTCCAGTTGAACGTCTCGAAGCGTTACCGACAGCATCACATTGTAAGGAACATTCTCCAGAAAGAGTTGTTTCACGCAATCGACCAGAAGAAGAGGATATTTTGCGCCCTGCTTTTGGTAAATTCATTAATGACGATGCTGATGCGACCTTCTATGATGCTGAAGATTCATGGCAAGACGTTTCATTTTATGGAACATCTGAGACTCCATCAGACTTTACAGACCAAGGAAAGTTCAGCTATGAAACAATGTACATTGACTCAGATGAACCTATTGGGTATGTTGAAGATATCGAAAGCTTCTTAACAGCTAATATTGATGGACATTTTTCAGGTGTATCCGCCAATATCGTTCACGAGCAATACGAAACGATGTTAGATGCCAATGATGATATGGCAAATGATAACATGTTAGAAGGACTATACTCTCCCGAATATAAGCGATATGGAGATTAA
- a CDS encoding YozQ family protein has product MNEPRKQSKKAKSTDVAENSYHPSDYDSSLEVEQGLSFTHEQVSDAYVEGTVDGQIDEYRGKNIDLPKEGFNEER; this is encoded by the coding sequence ATGAATGAGCCTAGAAAGCAATCGAAAAAGGCAAAGAGCACGGATGTCGCAGAAAATTCTTATCATCCATCTGACTATGACAGCTCTTTAGAAGTCGAACAAGGCCTTTCGTTTACGCATGAGCAAGTGAGTGATGCTTATGTAGAGGGGACAGTTGATGGGCAAATTGATGAATATCGCGGAAAAAATATTGATTTACCAAAAGAAGGTTTTAATGAAGAGCGATAG
- a CDS encoding DUF2512 family protein, which yields MSKLKHITALLIKTLMVTLVLLVVMSAIYNYPVGSTVALSLIVVALSYIIGDIGILRVSNNTVATISDLLLTTFVLWMVGPLIIGLTVSFWVSFISAVLISAGEYFFHKYVSSLILRKREDPYTQT from the coding sequence GTGAGTAAACTGAAACATATTACAGCATTACTTATCAAAACTTTAATGGTTACACTTGTATTATTAGTTGTCATGAGTGCCATTTATAATTACCCAGTAGGTTCAACTGTTGCGCTGTCGCTAATTGTTGTCGCATTAAGCTACATTATCGGAGACATAGGAATCTTACGTGTGTCGAATAACACCGTTGCCACGATTTCCGATTTGCTACTCACAACATTTGTTCTATGGATGGTCGGACCACTCATCATCGGACTTACGGTTTCCTTTTGGGTTTCCTTTATATCAGCCGTATTGATTAGTGCTGGGGAATACTTCTTCCACAAATATGTATCCTCGCTCATTCTCCGAAAACGTGAAGACCCTTACACCCAAACATAA
- a CDS encoding BCCT family transporter: MKYTYKEKKPGSVFYISAILVAMFVLWGFISPSSLDHVASNALNATIENFGWFYMVVAAFFVGFVIFLAVSPYGRLRLGKPDDRPEYNFYTWVGMLFSAGIGVGFVFWGVAEPVLYYVDTPHGVIPETAEAARVGLRYAIYHWALHPWAIFSLVALALAYVQYRKDQPALISSAFYPLFGKRMDGWFGRAIDILAVLATSTGVATTFGLSAMQISGGLSYLTNIPNTVLTQMIIIVIVTILFMFSAASGLNKGIKYLSIINLTTAAILLLFILIAGPTLFIFENMVTALGGYITNLVPMSLTLTPYTDSVWLGSFTIFYWAWHIAWAPFMGLFIARISRGRTIREFMAGVLIVPTLLAIIWFSAFGGSALHIEVFGNGGIADIVLENVELALFATLGEFPLGSIMSLLAVILILIFFITSADSASYVLGAMTSRGSLNPTMGVKIVWGFLIAGTASVLLLSGGLGGLQTASIVAALPFAVIMILMVISIIVMMSKDLKLEKRKFRKKQRELIKEEILEELEEEYDLEPTNNNEDDKN; encoded by the coding sequence ATGAAATATACATATAAAGAAAAAAAACCAGGAAGTGTTTTTTATATTTCAGCGATTCTTGTCGCAATGTTTGTGCTTTGGGGCTTCATTAGTCCATCTAGTTTAGATCATGTGGCTTCCAATGCATTGAATGCAACAATTGAAAACTTTGGTTGGTTTTATATGGTTGTTGCAGCTTTTTTTGTTGGATTTGTCATATTCTTGGCGGTTAGTCCATATGGGCGTTTACGGTTAGGGAAACCAGATGACCGGCCAGAATATAATTTCTATACATGGGTAGGGATGTTGTTTTCAGCTGGAATTGGTGTTGGATTTGTGTTCTGGGGTGTAGCAGAGCCAGTTCTTTACTATGTTGATACACCACATGGTGTGATCCCTGAGACTGCTGAAGCAGCACGTGTCGGTCTCCGTTATGCCATTTATCACTGGGCATTACATCCGTGGGCAATCTTTTCATTGGTAGCGCTCGCACTAGCCTACGTACAGTACCGTAAGGATCAACCAGCATTAATTAGTTCTGCATTTTATCCGCTGTTTGGTAAGAGAATGGATGGTTGGTTTGGTCGTGCGATTGATATTCTTGCTGTATTAGCTACTTCGACGGGGGTTGCAACAACCTTTGGGTTAAGTGCTATGCAAATTAGTGGGGGTCTTTCGTATTTAACGAATATCCCAAATACAGTCCTTACACAAATGATCATTATTGTCATTGTAACGATTTTGTTTATGTTTTCTGCAGCGTCAGGCTTAAATAAAGGGATCAAGTATTTAAGTATCATAAACTTAACGACGGCTGCGATTTTACTATTATTTATACTCATTGCTGGTCCGACATTATTTATATTTGAAAATATGGTTACGGCTCTTGGGGGGTATATTACAAACCTAGTTCCGATGAGCTTGACGCTAACTCCTTATACAGACAGTGTATGGTTAGGATCGTTTACCATTTTCTATTGGGCTTGGCATATTGCTTGGGCGCCATTTATGGGTTTATTTATTGCGCGTATTTCAAGAGGACGTACCATTCGTGAATTTATGGCAGGGGTTTTAATTGTCCCTACACTTTTAGCAATTATTTGGTTTAGTGCGTTTGGAGGCTCTGCCTTACATATTGAAGTCTTTGGTAATGGTGGCATTGCAGATATTGTACTAGAAAATGTAGAGTTAGCATTATTTGCGACGTTAGGGGAATTTCCTTTAGGGTCAATCATGAGCTTGCTTGCTGTGATCTTAATTTTGATCTTCTTTATTACCTCTGCGGATTCAGCTTCTTATGTATTAGGAGCGATGACATCAAGAGGAAGCTTAAATCCAACAATGGGGGTCAAAATCGTCTGGGGCTTTTTAATTGCCGGAACAGCAAGTGTACTTCTGTTGAGTGGTGGGCTTGGTGGTTTACAAACTGCTTCAATTGTAGCAGCGTTACCATTTGCGGTTATCATGATCTTAATGGTGATCTCAATTATCGTTATGATGAGTAAAGATTTGAAGCTTGAGAAAAGAAAGTTCCGTAAAAAACAACGAGAGCTCATCAAAGAAGAGATTCTTGAAGAGTTGGAAGAAGAATACGATCTAGAACCGACGAACAATAATGAAGATGATAAAAATTAA
- the tlp gene encoding small acid-soluble spore protein Tlp produces MHKHPKPDDRSDNVEKLQNMVEHTLENIEEAEETMKYTSSQEEKEKIQAKNERREQSIEDMRAEIKDEAHDH; encoded by the coding sequence ATGCATAAACATCCAAAACCAGATGACAGAAGCGATAACGTAGAAAAGCTTCAGAATATGGTCGAACACACGCTTGAAAACATCGAGGAGGCGGAAGAAACGATGAAATATACGTCTTCTCAAGAAGAAAAGGAAAAAATTCAAGCAAAAAATGAGCGGCGTGAGCAATCAATTGAGGACATGAGAGCAGAGATTAAAGACGAAGCTCACGATCACTAA